A portion of the Acidisoma sp. PAMC 29798 genome contains these proteins:
- a CDS encoding F0F1 ATP synthase subunit A has product MAGPSIDALGQFRLTSGLGPIGASVNFTNANEMMLVASAIVVVLFAVGLRARAVVPGRLQSLVEIIYEFIYNMCVDTIGPEGRKFFPLVFTLFIFILLGNLLGLFPYFFAFTSGIVVTLTMALFVFLFSTAVGFYVHGFRFLKFFVPDGVPGWLLPLLVPIEIISYLSRPVSLSVRLFANMTAGHVMLEVFAGFMILLTASLGVFGAVASIIPLGLNVALMGLEVLVACLQAYVFAILTCLYLHDAVHMH; this is encoded by the coding sequence ATGGCTGGTCCTTCGATCGACGCTCTTGGCCAATTCCGATTGACCTCGGGGCTTGGGCCTATTGGGGCTTCGGTCAATTTCACCAATGCGAACGAGATGATGCTCGTCGCGAGTGCGATCGTCGTCGTGCTATTCGCTGTCGGTCTGCGCGCGCGCGCTGTCGTGCCCGGCCGCTTGCAGTCCCTGGTCGAGATTATTTACGAATTCATCTATAATATGTGCGTGGATACGATCGGGCCGGAGGGACGGAAGTTCTTCCCCCTCGTCTTCACCCTGTTCATCTTCATTCTGCTCGGCAATCTGCTCGGCCTCTTCCCCTATTTCTTCGCCTTCACCAGCGGGATCGTGGTGACGCTGACGATGGCCTTGTTCGTGTTCCTGTTCTCGACCGCGGTCGGGTTCTATGTCCACGGCTTCCGCTTCCTCAAATTCTTCGTCCCCGATGGCGTGCCCGGCTGGCTGCTGCCGCTGCTGGTGCCGATCGAGATCATCTCCTACCTGTCGCGGCCGGTTTCGCTCTCTGTGCGTCTCTTCGCCAATATGACCGCCGGCCACGTGATGCTTGAGGTCTTCGCCGGCTTCATGATCTTGCTCACGGCGAGCCTCGGCGTGTTCGGCGCGGTCGCTTCCATCATTCCCCTTGGTCTGAACGTGGCGTTGATGGGGCTGGAGGTGCTGGTGGCATGTCTCCAGGCCTATGTCTTCGCCATCCTGACCTGCCTGTATCTGCACGACGCCGTGCATATGCATTGA
- a CDS encoding ATP synthase subunit C family protein, with protein MDINSALLAKDIGAGLATIGVAGAGVGIGNLFGAFVSAVGRNPAARDKMFRDVLLGFALTEAVALYALVIALVILFT; from the coding sequence ATGGACATCAATTCTGCGCTTCTCGCCAAGGACATCGGCGCAGGCCTCGCGACCATCGGCGTTGCCGGTGCCGGCGTGGGTATTGGCAATCTGTTCGGCGCCTTCGTCTCCGCCGTCGGCCGTAACCCGGCCGCCCGCGACAAGATGTTCCGCGACGTGCTGCTGGGCTTCGCGCTGACGGAAGCGGTCGCCCTGTACGCGCTCGTTATCGCGCTGGTCATCCTCTTTACCTGA
- a CDS encoding F0F1 ATP synthase subunit B family protein yields MEYESLASTPWFHGTFWVFISVLIFAALFGRKILTVIEKMLDARADGVRLALDEAARLKAEAEVMLADAKRRRDEALVEARDMLARAKEEAARFAKELAAEAEMRTRGRERMAHERIAAAEASAIAEVRSIATDVAIAATAQALRDGALTPAEDAALVDHAIAEIPSAFTRRAA; encoded by the coding sequence ATGGAATACGAATCCCTCGCCAGCACGCCGTGGTTCCACGGCACCTTCTGGGTCTTCATCTCGGTTCTGATCTTCGCGGCCCTATTCGGCCGCAAGATCCTCACGGTCATCGAGAAGATGCTGGATGCGCGCGCCGATGGCGTGCGGCTCGCCTTGGATGAGGCGGCGCGGCTGAAGGCCGAGGCCGAGGTCATGCTGGCCGACGCCAAGCGCCGCCGGGATGAGGCGCTGGTCGAAGCGCGGGACATGCTGGCCCGTGCCAAGGAAGAAGCGGCGCGTTTCGCCAAGGAATTGGCGGCAGAGGCTGAGATGCGCACCCGCGGGCGGGAACGTATGGCGCATGAGCGCATCGCCGCCGCCGAGGCTTCGGCCATTGCCGAGGTGCGGTCAATCGCGACCGATGTGGCTATTGCCGCGACGGCGCAGGCCTTGCGCGACGGTGCCCTGACCCCGGCCGAAGACGCGGCACTGGTGGATCACGCCATCGCGGAAATTCCGAGCGCTTTCACCCGCCGCGCGGCGTAA
- a CDS encoding DsbA family protein: MMISRRFLMTASAATTGLMAFPVLGHAADAPATEGPRSIGSPTAKVTVEEFFSLTCTHCAHFSNTTMPQVMDKLITPGKLRIVYHDFPLDGVALEAAMVARSLPPEQYFPFCSALFASQDRWAFAQGVNYTDEIWKMAALAGMARATFDKAIADTALKTWIQTQQVADEKTYNIEATPTFLINGKAMPGDLSYDELVAALGPIG, translated from the coding sequence ATGATGATCTCTCGCCGTTTTCTGATGACCGCCAGTGCGGCCACCACCGGCCTGATGGCCTTTCCGGTCCTCGGCCACGCCGCCGATGCGCCGGCCACAGAAGGGCCGCGCTCGATCGGCTCACCGACCGCGAAGGTGACTGTGGAGGAGTTCTTCTCCCTCACCTGCACGCATTGCGCGCATTTCTCGAACACCACGATGCCGCAGGTGATGGACAAGCTCATCACGCCGGGCAAGCTGCGGATCGTCTATCACGACTTCCCGCTGGACGGCGTGGCCCTCGAAGCGGCCATGGTGGCCCGCTCGCTGCCGCCGGAACAGTATTTCCCCTTCTGCAGCGCCCTTTTCGCGAGCCAGGACCGCTGGGCCTTCGCCCAGGGCGTGAACTACACGGATGAAATCTGGAAGATGGCGGCGCTGGCCGGCATGGCGCGCGCGACCTTCGACAAGGCCATCGCCGACACCGCGCTCAAGACCTGGATCCAGACCCAGCAGGTTGCGGACGAGAAGACCTATAATATCGAAGCGACGCCAACCTTCCTGATCAACGGCAAGGCGATGCCGGGCGACCTGAGCTACGACGAGCTCGTCGCGGCCCTCGGCCCCATCGGCTAA
- a CDS encoding AtpZ/AtpI family protein: protein MVGGREEKSFEERLASARDQAGMDKPPSPGKPPDNSEGNAIRLAMRLGVEMVAALVIAVVIGWGLDRLLHTRPWFMIAFVPIGAAAGIRNLIRAVGPGDKT, encoded by the coding sequence ATGGTCGGCGGTCGCGAGGAAAAGTCATTCGAGGAACGTTTAGCCTCGGCGCGCGATCAAGCCGGCATGGACAAGCCGCCGAGCCCGGGCAAGCCACCGGATAATTCCGAGGGCAATGCCATTCGGCTGGCGATGCGGCTGGGCGTGGAAATGGTTGCGGCACTCGTAATCGCCGTGGTCATCGGTTGGGGTTTGGATCGGCTGTTGCACACGCGGCCTTGGTTTATGATTGCTTTCGTGCCGATCGGCGCGGCGGCGGGGATACGTAATCTGATCCGGGCGGTGGGCCCGGGTGACAAGACCTAA
- a CDS encoding A/G-specific adenine glycosylase: protein MALAGVILSAVSLPLTSLISPRPSVTSLLAWYARHRRSLPWRAEPGEEATPYRVWLSEIMLQQTTVTAVIPYYERFLRLYPSVQALAAAEDGDVMAAWAGLGYYARARNLLACARAVTALGDFPKTVEGLRALPGIGAYTAAAVGAIALGLPVIPVDGNVERVVSRIFAIETPLPQSRPAIGAAAALLAEDAAARAAPSDTAQALFDLGATICTPTAPACTLCPWSDPCQARRLGVAAILPRKTPKAVRPRRHGVHFRLTVGNGQLLLRRRPPSGLLGGMIEIPGTEWRADPWETAEALRFAPVPANWVKRGTVRHVFTHFELLLDVYAAAVPMVPVSAMGDGFLCPPEDLPRQALSSLMAKCLGLGEKAAEPAHPVPTDLLV, encoded by the coding sequence ATGGCCTTGGCCGGCGTCATCCTGTCGGCCGTGTCCTTACCCCTGACGTCGCTCATCTCTCCACGGCCTTCCGTCACGTCATTGCTGGCCTGGTACGCCCGCCATCGCCGCAGCCTGCCCTGGCGGGCGGAGCCTGGCGAAGAGGCGACTCCGTATCGGGTCTGGCTCTCCGAGATCATGCTACAGCAGACCACGGTCACTGCCGTCATCCCCTATTATGAACGTTTCCTCAGGCTTTACCCAAGCGTGCAGGCGCTCGCGGCGGCCGAGGACGGCGATGTCATGGCGGCCTGGGCCGGCCTTGGCTATTACGCCCGCGCCCGCAATCTGCTGGCCTGCGCCCGCGCCGTGACGGCACTCGGCGATTTCCCCAAGACGGTCGAGGGTCTGCGCGCCTTGCCCGGCATCGGCGCGTATACGGCGGCGGCGGTGGGGGCCATCGCCCTCGGCCTGCCGGTCATTCCCGTGGACGGCAATGTCGAGCGCGTGGTCAGCCGCATCTTCGCGATCGAGACGCCGCTGCCGCAAAGTCGCCCGGCCATTGGCGCGGCGGCGGCGCTGTTGGCGGAGGATGCGGCGGCCAGGGCCGCACCCTCCGACACCGCGCAGGCGCTGTTCGACCTCGGCGCCACCATTTGCACGCCCACGGCGCCGGCCTGCACCCTCTGTCCCTGGTCCGATCCCTGTCAGGCGCGCCGGCTCGGCGTCGCGGCCATCCTGCCGCGCAAGACGCCGAAGGCCGTGCGGCCCCGCCGCCATGGCGTGCATTTCCGCCTGACCGTCGGCAATGGCCAGCTTCTCCTGCGGCGCCGGCCGCCGAGTGGCCTGCTCGGCGGCATGATCGAAATCCCCGGCACGGAGTGGCGCGCCGATCCTTGGGAGACGGCGGAGGCGCTTCGTTTCGCCCCGGTTCCGGCCAACTGGGTGAAGCGCGGCACGGTGCGGCATGTTTTCACCCATTTCGAGCTGCTACTCGATGTTTATGCCGCCGCTGTGCCGATGGTGCCCGTCTCCGCGATGGGGGATGGTTTTTTGTGCCCGCCTGAGGATTTACCGCGCCAGGCGCTGTCCAGCCTCATGGCCAAATGCCTCGGCTTGGGCGAAAAAGCGGCTGAGCCGGCACACCCTGTGCCCACAGACCTTCTCGTTTAA
- a CDS encoding DUF721 domain-containing protein translates to MTPAKAISKTKADSPQEAPRAYGPRSIGGLIARVTRPGFRRRSPASVQVMTEWLDILGPDLGHRTVPQKFTAGTLTIGCAGPTAMELQHLAPQLIARINGHVGQNLIQRLRFVQQPDAAVAAASAGRHRPAAKPPPELDMAPGPLRDALARLAQAIEQRQPPPKGRRG, encoded by the coding sequence ATGACGCCGGCCAAGGCCATCAGCAAGACCAAGGCGGACAGCCCGCAGGAAGCGCCGCGCGCCTACGGGCCCCGGTCGATCGGCGGCCTGATCGCACGCGTAACGCGACCCGGCTTTCGCCGCCGCTCACCCGCTTCGGTGCAGGTGATGACCGAGTGGCTGGACATCCTGGGGCCCGATCTCGGCCACCGCACCGTGCCGCAGAAATTCACCGCCGGCACGCTGACCATCGGCTGCGCGGGGCCAACGGCGATGGAGCTGCAACACCTGGCGCCGCAGCTCATTGCCCGCATCAACGGTCATGTCGGACAAAACCTGATTCAGCGACTCCGCTTCGTCCAGCAACCGGATGCGGCCGTCGCGGCAGCGAGCGCCGGTCGCCATCGGCCCGCCGCAAAACCGCCGCCGGAGCTGGATATGGCACCCGGCCCCTTGCGCGATGCGCTCGCCAGGCTTGCCCAGGCGATTGAGCAACGGCAGCCCCCGCCCAAGGGTCGTCGTGGCTAA
- a CDS encoding chromosome segregation SMC family protein: MAARLARLRIAGFKSFADTTSLDILPGLTGIIGPNGCGKSNIVDALRWAMGEASARSLRGGEMDDIIFAGTTARPSRNIAEVTVTLEEAAGVVPPPHHEQAELEITRRIERGSGSQYRVNGREFRARDVQTLFADLASGARSCAMVGQGRVAAIVGAKPEERRAILEEAAGIAGLSARRHEAELKLRATEANLQRADDLRGQVEVQLQALQRQARQAARYRTLSVSIRTAEAEFIAIQHLRAERNREEARQALVAARAAAEAATAACQAAMTQHGAGEGTLPPLRMAEAEARTALERQRVAAEHLAAEDGRARAAIAAATQRLDHATRDLERARALMNDAAAAERRLATEDAALAIAETESAARLVAAETAMRVAAEAAREAEAASQSAVERNAALTAQSQTLTQRLQQAEQRARRLIEQVARLIADRDRLAVDLVPAEKLVEARDAVTTAEAARTTASARLDAAERARQAAQAALTSARERGHTTEAAATKLRTEIRALTEILSVGGSSGWPPMVDALTVPPGLEAALGAALGEELGAAANPEAARHWRELPPSETEAELPEGCTPLAGLVGGPAALGRALSRIALASAEAAPDLQAQLQPGQTIVSEAGGVWRWDGYTVRAGTPTSATVRLTQRNRLARLKEDGARADAAAAEARTAQDAAQAAERTSVAEEQAARASRRDTELAAEKSRATSTSLAARAAAAEARLGGVATQVETAEPEKREAEAALAASKAEAAALPDLSLMRAEAERARATLTAARREEAESRARHDGLVRDIALRTQRRQALARERESWAERAQSSAAHIADLDQRRAEAAADHAAVAGAPARLAAERGEQAERLAEAEAQHTAAVARLSAAEAEARAAEKASRAAETAQVLARETMLRAEGALAQADHAWGTVAERVLERLGVNPTFPDITGEPTPDAEERGRRRFERLTKERDEMGPVNLRAEIEAEELGRQIALIESEKGDLTEAIAKLRGSVGHLNKEGRERLTAAFVEIDKHFQQLYTRMFGGGRAHLALVGSDDPLEAGLEIFAQPPGKKLAALSLLSGGEQALTALSLIFAVFRCNPAPLAVLDEVDAPLDDANVERLCTLLNDVVRETGTRFLVVTHHHHTMARMDRLYGVTMMERGVSRLLSVDLSRAVAMTEPSPRMAAE, translated from the coding sequence ATGGCCGCACGACTTGCCCGACTGCGGATCGCGGGGTTCAAAAGCTTCGCGGATACGACCAGCCTGGACATCCTTCCCGGCCTGACGGGCATCATCGGCCCGAATGGCTGCGGCAAGTCGAATATCGTGGACGCGCTCCGCTGGGCGATGGGGGAGGCGAGCGCACGCTCCCTCCGTGGCGGCGAGATGGATGACATCATCTTCGCCGGCACCACGGCACGCCCGTCCCGCAATATCGCGGAAGTGACGGTCACGCTGGAAGAAGCGGCGGGCGTCGTGCCGCCACCGCATCACGAACAGGCCGAGTTGGAGATCACCCGCCGGATCGAACGCGGTTCCGGCAGCCAATATCGCGTCAACGGGCGGGAGTTCCGGGCGCGGGACGTGCAAACCCTGTTCGCCGATCTCGCCAGTGGGGCGCGCAGCTGCGCCATGGTCGGCCAGGGTCGAGTCGCCGCCATCGTCGGTGCCAAGCCCGAGGAGCGAAGGGCGATCCTGGAGGAAGCGGCGGGCATCGCCGGCCTATCCGCCCGGCGGCATGAGGCGGAGCTGAAGCTCCGCGCCACCGAGGCGAACCTCCAACGCGCGGATGATCTGCGCGGTCAGGTCGAGGTCCAACTTCAGGCCTTGCAGCGTCAGGCGCGCCAGGCCGCCCGCTACCGCACGCTGTCGGTGTCCATCCGCACCGCGGAGGCGGAGTTCATCGCCATTCAGCATCTCCGTGCCGAGCGGAACCGCGAAGAAGCGCGCCAAGCCCTGGTCGCCGCCCGCGCCGCCGCCGAAGCCGCGACCGCCGCCTGTCAGGCGGCCATGACCCAGCATGGCGCGGGGGAGGGCACCCTGCCGCCGCTGCGCATGGCCGAAGCCGAGGCCCGCACCGCGCTCGAGCGCCAGCGCGTCGCGGCCGAGCACCTAGCCGCCGAGGACGGGCGCGCCCGCGCCGCCATCGCCGCCGCCACGCAGCGCCTGGACCATGCGACCCGGGATTTGGAGCGCGCCCGCGCCCTGATGAACGACGCCGCCGCCGCCGAACGCCGCCTCGCGACGGAGGATGCGGCGCTTGCCATTGCCGAGACGGAGTCCGCTGCGCGACTCGTGGCCGCCGAAACCGCGATGCGCGTGGCCGCCGAAGCCGCGCGGGAGGCGGAAGCGGCGTCGCAATCGGCCGTGGAACGGAATGCCGCCCTCACCGCCCAGAGCCAGACACTGACCCAGCGGCTGCAACAAGCCGAGCAGCGGGCGCGGCGCCTGATCGAACAGGTGGCACGGCTGATCGCCGATCGCGACCGGCTCGCGGTCGATCTCGTGCCCGCGGAGAAACTCGTCGAAGCCCGTGACGCCGTGACCACCGCCGAAGCCGCCCGCACGACAGCCTCAGCCCGACTGGACGCCGCCGAACGTGCCCGCCAAGCGGCGCAGGCCGCGCTGACCTCCGCGCGCGAGCGCGGCCATACGACGGAAGCGGCTGCCACCAAGCTGCGTACCGAAATCCGGGCGCTCACGGAAATTCTGAGCGTCGGCGGCAGCAGTGGCTGGCCGCCGATGGTCGACGCCCTCACGGTGCCTCCGGGTCTGGAAGCGGCCCTCGGTGCAGCGCTGGGTGAGGAACTCGGCGCCGCCGCAAACCCGGAAGCGGCACGACATTGGCGCGAACTACCGCCGTCGGAGACCGAGGCAGAGCTGCCCGAAGGCTGCACCCCGCTCGCCGGTCTCGTCGGTGGGCCGGCCGCACTCGGCCGTGCCCTGTCCCGCATCGCCCTCGCCTCCGCCGAAGCAGCGCCCGATTTGCAGGCGCAGCTCCAGCCCGGCCAGACCATCGTCTCCGAAGCCGGGGGTGTCTGGCGCTGGGACGGCTATACCGTGCGCGCCGGCACGCCGACATCCGCCACCGTGCGGCTGACCCAGCGCAACCGCCTCGCCCGTCTCAAGGAGGATGGCGCGCGTGCGGACGCCGCCGCCGCTGAGGCACGCACCGCTCAGGACGCCGCCCAGGCCGCCGAGCGCACGAGTGTCGCGGAGGAGCAGGCCGCCCGCGCCTCGCGGCGGGACACGGAACTCGCGGCGGAAAAGAGCCGCGCCACCAGCACCTCCCTCGCCGCACGCGCGGCCGCCGCCGAAGCGCGGCTGGGTGGCGTCGCGACCCAGGTCGAAACGGCGGAGCCGGAGAAGCGCGAGGCCGAAGCGGCCCTCGCGGCCTCCAAAGCCGAGGCCGCCGCCCTGCCCGATCTCAGCCTGATGCGCGCCGAGGCCGAGCGGGCCCGCGCGACCCTCACCGCCGCGCGCCGCGAGGAAGCCGAAAGCCGCGCCCGACATGACGGGCTGGTCCGTGACATCGCGCTGCGCACGCAGCGTCGTCAGGCTCTGGCGCGAGAACGCGAAAGCTGGGCGGAACGCGCCCAGTCATCGGCCGCCCATATCGCCGATCTCGACCAGCGCCGCGCCGAGGCCGCCGCCGACCACGCGGCGGTCGCCGGTGCGCCTGCCCGCCTCGCCGCCGAGCGTGGCGAACAAGCCGAACGCCTGGCCGAGGCGGAGGCGCAGCACACAGCGGCCGTCGCGCGATTGAGTGCGGCCGAAGCCGAGGCGCGGGCCGCTGAAAAAGCCTCCCGCGCCGCCGAGACGGCGCAGGTCTTGGCGCGCGAAACCATGCTGCGGGCCGAGGGCGCGCTCGCCCAGGCCGATCACGCCTGGGGCACGGTCGCCGAGCGCGTGCTGGAACGCTTGGGCGTCAATCCCACCTTCCCCGACATCACCGGCGAGCCTACCCCGGACGCCGAGGAGCGCGGTCGCCGCCGGTTCGAGCGGCTGACCAAGGAGCGGGACGAGATGGGTCCGGTCAATCTGCGGGCCGAGATCGAGGCCGAGGAACTGGGGCGCCAGATCGCCTTGATCGAAAGCGAAAAGGGCGACCTGACCGAGGCCATCGCCAAGCTGCGCGGCTCGGTCGGCCATCTCAACAAGGAAGGGCGCGAGCGGCTGACCGCCGCTTTCGTGGAAATCGACAAGCATTTCCAGCAGCTTTACACGCGCATGTTCGGCGGTGGCCGGGCCCATCTGGCCCTCGTTGGCTCGGATGATCCGCTGGAGGCAGGCTTGGAGATCTTCGCCCAGCCGCCGGGTAAGAAGCTCGCAGCCCTCTCGCTACTGTCGGGTGGGGAGCAGGCGCTGACCGCCCTGTCCCTCATCTTCGCGGTGTTCCGCTGCAATCCGGCGCCGCTCGCCGTGCTCGATGAGGTCGATGCGCCGCTGGACGACGCCAATGTCGAACGTCTCTGCACCCTGCTGAACGATGTGGTGCGGGAAACGGGAACGCGCTTCCTCGTCGTCACCCATCACCACCACACCATGGCGCGGATGGACCGCCTCTATGGCGTCACGATGATGGAGCGCGGCGTGTCGCGCCTGTTGTCGGTCGATCTCAGCCGGGCTGTTGCGATGACCGAGCCATCACCCAGGATGGCCGCCGAGTAG
- the uraH gene encoding hydroxyisourate hydrolase — protein MSADATKGRLSLHVLDTARGRAGDGLAFTLARIDAAGDRVMLGHWMTDEGGRWLLDQTVIPLEAATYEVVFEADAYQRRLGQDSFYDRIAIRFRVTEPSGHYHIPLILSPYGYSTYRGG, from the coding sequence GTGAGTGCCGATGCGACAAAAGGGCGTCTGAGTCTGCATGTGCTGGACACGGCGCGCGGGCGTGCGGGCGACGGGCTTGCTTTTACTCTGGCGCGCATCGATGCGGCGGGTGACCGCGTTATGCTGGGCCATTGGATGACCGACGAAGGCGGCCGTTGGCTGCTCGACCAGACTGTCATTCCGCTCGAAGCCGCGACTTATGAGGTGGTCTTCGAAGCCGATGCCTATCAGCGGCGCCTCGGCCAGGACAGCTTCTACGACCGGATCGCCATCCGCTTTCGGGTCACCGAACCGAGCGGCCATTACCACATTCCCCTCATCCTTTCGCCCTACGGCTACAGCACCTACCGAGGCGGCTGA
- a CDS encoding F0F1 ATP synthase subunit B family protein, producing MRRFLTTASALLFLPFLTPVAALAQEGGGSKMPQMDFKNPLTGSEVVWLVIIMVALYFILSRWALPAVGTVLADRAQGIEADLNAARIAKAQADAAIAELRDAIKSAREAAQSEINTAIETAKAEAAKDAAEVSAKLDAQLAQAETQIAAARASAMAAIRPVAQEVSSLLLARLTGAPANDALLGPGLDTALAAYGQA from the coding sequence ATGCGCCGCTTCCTGACCACCGCATCCGCACTTCTGTTTCTGCCGTTCCTCACGCCCGTCGCCGCTCTGGCGCAGGAAGGGGGCGGCTCGAAAATGCCTCAGATGGATTTCAAGAATCCTCTGACCGGCAGCGAAGTCGTGTGGCTGGTGATCATCATGGTGGCGCTGTATTTCATCCTGTCCCGTTGGGCGCTGCCCGCCGTGGGGACGGTGCTGGCCGATCGCGCCCAGGGGATCGAGGCCGATCTGAACGCGGCCCGAATCGCCAAGGCGCAGGCCGATGCCGCCATTGCCGAGTTGCGGGACGCCATCAAGTCGGCGCGCGAGGCGGCTCAGTCTGAGATCAATACGGCGATCGAGACGGCGAAGGCTGAGGCCGCGAAGGACGCGGCCGAGGTTTCTGCCAAGCTCGATGCGCAGTTGGCCCAGGCCGAAACCCAGATCGCGGCGGCACGGGCCAGCGCCATGGCGGCCATCCGGCCGGTCGCGCAAGAAGTGTCGAGCCTTCTTCTGGCCCGGTTGACCGGCGCGCCAGCCAATGACGCGCTGCTCGGCCCAGGCCTCGACACGGCGCTCGCCGCGTACGGCCAAGCCTAA